Within the Pelagovum pacificum genome, the region ATGTCGACGTCCTGCTCGGCCTTCTCTTCGGGCCCGGCGAACATCACGTCCGACATCACCCCGCTTTCAAGCCGCGTGATGTTGAGCTGGATACCCGCCGGTTCCCACATGCCCTGAAGGGCCTGCGCGATCTGGGTCTCCTGCTCCTGCACGAAGAGGTTCACCTCGACACCGTCGGGGTAGCCGGCCTCTTCCAGGAGCTGCCGGGCCATGTCGATGTCGTAAGTGTAGGGCTCGAGCGTGTCGTCGTAGCCGAACACCGCCTCGCCGAGCGGCGAGTTCGCGGGCGAGCCGTAGCCGAAGAGCAGCGCCTGAACGAGGGCTTCCCGGTCGGTGGCGTAGTTCACGGCCTGCCGGACTTCCATCGAATCGAACGGCTCGATCTGGGTGTTGAGCGCGGCCCAGAAGACCCGGCTCGACGCGTCGGAGTTCAGCTCGAACCCGTCGGCGGCCTCGATCTGCTGCGCGAAGGTCGGGGCAGGGGCGTTCACCACGTCCACTTCACCGGCCATCAGCGCCATGCTGGCGACCGAGGCTTCCGGCGTCCAGACCCAGCGAAGCTCGTCGACCTCGGGCGCGTCGCCCCAATAGCCGTCATAGGCCTGTTGAAGCACGAATTCGCCGCTTGACCATTCGACGAGTTCGAACGGACCGGTGCCACCGCCGCCGGTCTCGAGCGTGCCGGCTTCACCGGCTTCCGGGCTCACGATGGCGGCGTGCATCATTGCCATGAGCGCGGGGAACGCCGGGTACACGGTCTTCAGCGAGAATTCGGCTGTCATCGGATCGACAGCCGTGACGGAGTCGATGATCGGGCGGAAACGGCCACCGCTGGGCAGGCCGAGCGACTCGTCCAGAAGCCTCTCGAACGTGTAGACCACCGCGTCGGCGTCGAAGGGTGTGCCGTCGTGGAACGTGACACCCTCGCGCAGCGTGAAGGTCCAGGTCATGCCGTCTTCGCTGACGCTCCACTCGGTGGCGAGACCGGGCTGCTGCGTCAGGTCCTCGTCGAGCGCGACGAGGTTTTCGTACATCGCGTCGAGCACGCTCATGTTGTAGGTGCCGCCCATCGTTCCGGGCTCCATGCTCTGGGGCGCTTCCCCCTGCATGATTGTCACGGTCTGCGCCGCAGCCGGCACCGCCAAAGCGGTAGATGCCAGAAGCGCCGTAATCATTGCGACCGAGTTTCGGGTCTTGGTCATGGTGTGTCTCCCTGTCCGGAGTTGCTGTCGTAACGGCAAACTTATTACATTGTTTGTCTTAAGTACCCTTGTTTTACTTCAGAACCAAAAATATAAGTCAAGCCATTATGCTGTTGGACGGCCAATGTTGACCCTAACTGATCCACATCGTGCACTTCTCGGGGCAGTTCGTGCCTCCGGACCGCTCAGCCGGACCGAACTTGCGATCGCGACCGGCTACAGTCGGGCGGCCGTCACGACGATGACTCGCGAGATGCTGGAGAACGGCATCCTGAGAGAGGGTGAGACGGTCTATGGGCAGGGGCGCCCCTCCGTCCGGCTGGACCTCGATGCCGATGGCGCCTGCTTCGTGGGGCTTGCCCTGTTCGAGGATCCCATCCCGGCCGTGCTGATCGACCTTCAGGGCGCCGTGCGGGCCCGGGCCTCGATCCCGTGGACCAACGATACCGAACAGTTGGCCGACTCGATCGCCGGAATGTTGCCGCAGCTGGTCGCGGATGCCGGCGTTCCCGAGGACCGGGTGATCGGGATCGGCGCCGCCGTGCCGGGCTTCGTCGACGAATGCCAGGAGGTCTGCCTGCAGTCGAGCTTCATGGGCTGGCGCGACATCAACGTCGCCCGCCCCATCGCGGAGCGCACCGGCCTCGCCACTTTCATCGAGAACGACGCCAACGCCGTCGCCATCGGCGAGCGCCTGTTCGGCGCCGCGCGGGAACAGGACGATTTCGCGCTGGTCTCGCTCGGTGCGGGGATCGGTTGCGCGCTCGTCGTCGGCGGTCACCTGAGGCGCGGGCACTCGGGCGGAGCGGGCGAGATTTCGCACGCCACTTACGTGCTGGACGGGCCGCCCTGCCGGTGTGGCAAGCGCGGGTGCCTGACCACCATTTCCTCGGGACGCGCGGTGCTGAACGCGGCGCGCGAGCGGGGCCTCGACTGCTCCACCGCCGAAGAGGTGGAGGCGCTGGCCGAACGCGGCGACCATGCCGCGGTCGAGATCATCCACCGGGCGGGCAGCATCCTCGGCCTCGCCATTTCCAATCTGATCCAGACGACCGATCCCGCCGTCGTCATCGTCATCCTGCATTTCAGCGCGCTCGACGGGTTGATGCACCGGGTGACGCAGCACGCGGTCGAAACGAACCTCATGCCGCGCGTCGCCCCGCACGCGAAGCTGATCTTCGAAAAGGTCTCGCCCGAAATCTGGTGTCGCGGTGCGGCATCGGTGGCGACGGGGCGCGTCATGTTCCCCCGGGACCAGCGGTCCGGACAGCCTCGGGCAACCGTGGACGCATGAGCGGGCCGAGCTTGACCTGGGGTCTGATCGGAGCGTCGCGGATCGCCGCGCGGGCGATCGTCCCCGCCCTTCGCGCGGAGGGGCAGGTCATTACGTCCGTCGCCGCCGGCGACGCCACGCGGGCCACCGCCTTCGCTGAAGAGCACGCCATCGCCGGGACACATTCGGACTACGCGTCGCTCCTGGCCGGTCCGGGCATCGACGCCGTCTACATATCGCTCACCAACGAGCTGCATGCCGACTGGACCATCCGCGCCCTCCGGTCGGGCAAGCACGTCCTGTGCGAAAAGCCACTGGCCCTCGCCGAGCGCGACGCCGCCGCGATCGTCTCGGCCGAGTCCGCCTGTGGCCGGCGCGTGATGGAGGCGTTCTGCCATCTCTACCACCCGGCCGTCGTTGATCTTGCCGCCGCGATGGAGAGCGGTGCGCTGGGCGAGGTGCTCACGCTTCAGGGCGACCTGTCTTTCCCTCTCGAGGACGACGAAGACTTCCGCTGGTCGGCGGCGCGGGGTGGTGGCGCGGCGGCCGATCTCGGCTGCTACTTGCTCTGCCTGGCCAGCCTGCTGACCGGACATCCCGCGACGGAGATCAGCGTTGTGCGCCGGCCCCGGGGCGAGGTCGACGGTAGCGTGACGGCCCTGTTCCGGTCCGGTGACATCCATTGCACCATCACCGCAGGGCTGCTGTCGGGACCGCATCAGGGCCTGCGGGTTACCGGCACCGGCGCCATCGCCGAGCTGAACCAGCCGGTGACCACGCGCGGTCGGTCGGTCGAACTGAAGATCGGCGACGATGTGCGAACCTAC harbors:
- a CDS encoding ABC transporter substrate-binding protein, which produces MTKTRNSVAMITALLASTALAVPAAAQTVTIMQGEAPQSMEPGTMGGTYNMSVLDAMYENLVALDEDLTQQPGLATEWSVSEDGMTWTFTLREGVTFHDGTPFDADAVVYTFERLLDESLGLPSGGRFRPIIDSVTAVDPMTAEFSLKTVYPAFPALMAMMHAAIVSPEAGEAGTLETGGGGTGPFELVEWSSGEFVLQQAYDGYWGDAPEVDELRWVWTPEASVASMALMAGEVDVVNAPAPTFAQQIEAADGFELNSDASSRVFWAALNTQIEPFDSMEVRQAVNYATDREALVQALLFGYGSPANSPLGEAVFGYDDTLEPYTYDIDMARQLLEEAGYPDGVEVNLFVQEQETQIAQALQGMWEPAGIQLNITRLESGVMSDVMFAGPEEKAEQDVDMVIASFSSATLDADTQLRALYHSDSFTPTDANIGFYHSERLDEVLDEAASISDTDRRMELYLEAQNIINEEAPHVLLYKPVDLYATRSGIEGVWVRPGGLLVAKGVSVAE
- a CDS encoding ROK family transcriptional regulator, yielding MLTLTDPHRALLGAVRASGPLSRTELAIATGYSRAAVTTMTREMLENGILREGETVYGQGRPSVRLDLDADGACFVGLALFEDPIPAVLIDLQGAVRARASIPWTNDTEQLADSIAGMLPQLVADAGVPEDRVIGIGAAVPGFVDECQEVCLQSSFMGWRDINVARPIAERTGLATFIENDANAVAIGERLFGAAREQDDFALVSLGAGIGCALVVGGHLRRGHSGGAGEISHATYVLDGPPCRCGKRGCLTTISSGRAVLNAARERGLDCSTAEEVEALAERGDHAAVEIIHRAGSILGLAISNLIQTTDPAVVIVILHFSALDGLMHRVTQHAVETNLMPRVAPHAKLIFEKVSPEIWCRGAASVATGRVMFPRDQRSGQPRATVDA
- a CDS encoding Gfo/Idh/MocA family protein, whose amino-acid sequence is MTWGLIGASRIAARAIVPALRAEGQVITSVAAGDATRATAFAEEHAIAGTHSDYASLLAGPGIDAVYISLTNELHADWTIRALRSGKHVLCEKPLALAERDAAAIVSAESACGRRVMEAFCHLYHPAVVDLAAAMESGALGEVLTLQGDLSFPLEDDEDFRWSAARGGGAAADLGCYLLCLASLLTGHPATEISVVRRPRGEVDGSVTALFRSGDIHCTITAGLLSGPHQGLRVTGTGAIAELNQPVTTRGRSVELKIGDDVRTYPPHEPYRHMVRHFVDAITHGAPILFDSAASLAQANALEQLRGKAMT